In one Arthrobacter jinronghuae genomic region, the following are encoded:
- a CDS encoding winged helix-turn-helix domain-containing protein has product MTQTPDPAPGPKRRAATPGASGEQVFADPVQIRALAHPVRLELLGHLDDAGTATATECAAALGESVASCSYHLRILARHGYIEQVQQPGREKPWKTVALHRSHVIDPEAPGSVHAVSAVAAIEVDRQLRRIQSWLRRSPGLPPEDLEVSTVHEARAYATHEEILQLRQDLWQLARRFEGRWENPGQRPEGAVPVRLFSVLNVDPGQE; this is encoded by the coding sequence ATGACCCAGACCCCGGACCCAGCACCCGGCCCGAAACGGCGCGCGGCAACCCCGGGAGCATCCGGCGAGCAGGTGTTCGCGGATCCGGTGCAGATCCGTGCCCTGGCCCATCCGGTCCGGCTGGAACTACTCGGGCACCTGGACGACGCCGGAACGGCCACCGCGACCGAGTGCGCCGCAGCCCTCGGCGAATCCGTAGCCAGCTGTTCCTACCACCTGCGCATCCTGGCCAGGCACGGTTACATCGAACAGGTCCAGCAGCCGGGACGGGAAAAGCCGTGGAAGACGGTCGCGCTCCACCGGTCGCACGTCATCGATCCGGAGGCGCCCGGCTCCGTGCACGCGGTTTCCGCCGTGGCCGCCATAGAGGTGGACCGCCAGCTGAGACGGATCCAGTCCTGGCTCCGCCGCTCCCCCGGGCTTCCCCCGGAGGACCTCGAGGTGTCCACGGTGCACGAGGCCCGTGCCTACGCCACCCACGAGGAAATCCTGCAGCTGCGCCAAGACCTGTGGCAGCTGGCCCGCCGCTTCGAAGGCCGCTGGGAGAACCCGGGCCAACGCCCCGAGGGAGCAGTCCCCGTCCGCCTGTTCTCCGTCCTCAATGTTGACCCGGGGCAGGAGTGA